The DNA region ttttttttttactttttaaaaaatacatcatcCAAATCACTAAATTTTAGAgagaaaggaaataaaaaagatttatataAGAAATTAGTGGAAACCGAATTGTGTATCCAAAATAGTTAGCAAGAAATTGACAATAAAAAAACCATATACTCACTTGATATAATTTTGGGAGTGTCATACTTTAGAAGACCCTGGCTAGATTCTTGAATTTTGCTAAAAATTTTAGGTAATGGTAATTTCTTCAAAACATCATCTTGCAAACCCAACTTAATGAGTAACCCTACACTGTAAAGGCCATCAACATCTGAAAAGTCATTGAAATCTTGGTTGTGAGCAGAAAGACTTGATTTAAGGCCAGGAAGCAAGTTATGTAGCACTGCCTTTAGCCTCTTCACTGAAAATGTGTTCTGTTTTGATTCCTCAAACCGTTCATCTCTTGGTACGTACATAGGATGTGGCTTCTCTACACGACTCTCAGCGGTTATATCTGTAACAACCCCAAtccaattttgttttaaataatatatctcaaatattaattatttagtaatgtttatttaatttattattacctGTATCAGATGGTCCACGGCCAGTACGACACCGTCTTGGGTATGGATACATTTCAGATCCACCAAGTGTTGGTCTTGCAAATTCAATTCCTCTATCTGGATTTCCCAAATCATTGTATGTATCATAGTCATAAATTCTGTCAGATAATTTTCTAACTCCACTTCCATCACCTCTCAAATTTCTCAGCTCTTTCTCTCTCAAAGTTTTAATCCCAGCAGGTGTATCATCCGGTAAATAAGCctgttttaattaaattacacagtaaataaacataatttacaaatttattggtaaaaaaataatgtgaaatcaacttattatttattaatttcttctgttctaaaataatgaattcattttttttcaaaaattatctcaaaattattgattattttaatttttaagtcatttattttcaattatattactatttaattaatattatttgtattatttttaatgcaatatattttattatgtatttatgatatttataatatattaacatttaataaaagtaatattttttatttcagttatatattattcttattaggtgtgaaataatcaattagatgaattattttagaaaaaaaataaagtaatatttataattataattattattattataaacgaGAGAGTATTTAATATTGGACGGTGTCTTTTCCTGATTGCATAACGGAGTAGGTAGTTGATATAGGTCAATTCAATGCTGCTTGGTCCATGCATAAAATCTGACTATATGGTTTCCTAGCTTTTTAGTATCGAggaaaattagtattttttacaataaataaataaaaaaaaaaatcaaggactGTTCTCTTCTGTATCCAAATTTTGagtttccttttctttttttgaacGTGTGAtaaatttttggtttaaaattatttttataaatcattttgatttttatctattaataaaataagtaatttatatttttttttaatttcatcgTTTAAATACAAAGCTTTTTATTTTCTATCGTGGTGCGACattgatttgatttaaattaataaatcaaattcaatttagtGGAAACTCAGTCAATGATTTTGATGTCTTTAATGTTACATTTCTAAATATATAGGTATTTCAGATTTGtaattggtttaacatttataaGATGTATcttatttatagatattttccTTTTCTATAATCTTAAAGTTATGagtttgtttaaatatttatcattttttattttagttattttgaaTTGTATAGTTGaagatcaatatttttttttcaatttgaatgaagtaatactatttttaattcaaaaaaaaaatcaaagactATTAgacactaaaatataaattattaaataagttttatgtccttataaatatattatatttcatttttaatttatttaaaaatttaaacaatgattttttgaatatttttcgtCAATAATTTGTGTCTTTACTTTTATATCAATtcatctaaaatattataattttttaattatcttttatatctatatttaaaacattataagaaCATTTTCTACAAAACTTTAGAAGAATGAATCAAATATGACTTTTAACCTTTTActacttaaaaaattatatttaattaaagataaataaatttttgtagaaGAGATTTGTTATAATGCTCTTCACAtgcaaaaataattcaaaaattttaaaaatacacatgaattgaattaaaaacaagaaccaaaattttttttaaataatattttattaactattatttaaataatttttttaaaaaaataaaaaataatatatctatagggacgaaaaattattttaactaaaaataaacaaataaaatataatatatttccGATAAAAGGAAATTTTGGCTTCATTATCCTTTTCAAGattcttaaaaagaaaaaatattattatttattttaacttttaagttTCACCTCATTTCTCACGttgaaaaaagtaattaaacaaaACACAAATATTGTTGCCATATTATATTACTAATGGTTGTACTTTCTATGTTTTCTTTCTGGACATGTTATCTTATTATGATAGgaagaaataaaaattcaaacaaataaaaagaattgaagaaatagttaattaaatatACCTTATTAGAAAAGAAAATCCTCTTTCCAGGAAGATCTTTTCTGGCTTGAACAAAAGAGTTGCAAGGGAAATGAACTGGTCCAGTTGCAAATC from Cicer arietinum cultivar CDC Frontier isolate Library 1 unplaced genomic scaffold, Cicar.CDCFrontier_v2.0 Ca_scaffold_5709_v2.0, whole genome shotgun sequence includes:
- the LOC101501374 gene encoding linoleate 13S-lipoxygenase 3-1, chloroplastic-like, coding for MALTNEIMGSSLVERSLFPSSSPSFQQKRGSFLINPVLVPLGNRRVLKLRKSAKFPVAAISEDLVKGSSSSLSSSSSSSSSSSSSSVPEEKPVKFKVRGVVTIRNKIKEDFKETFVKHLDALTDRIGRNVVLELYSTEMDPKTKAAKKSSEAVLKDWSKKTNIKAERVNYIAEFIVDSSFGEPGAITIINNHQQEFYLESITLEGFATGPVHFPCNSFVQARKDLPGKRIFFSNKAYLPDDTPAGIKTLREKELRNLRGDGSGVRKLSDRIYDYDTYNDLGNPDRGIEFARPTLGGSEMYPYPRRCRTGRGPSDTDITAESRVEKPHPMYVPRDERFEESKQNTFSVKRLKAVLHNLLPGLKSSLSAHNQDFNDFSDVDGLYSVGLLIKLGLQDDVLKKLPLPKIFSKIQESSQGLLKYDTPKIISSEYMVFLLSISC